One genomic window of Pocillopora verrucosa isolate sample1 chromosome 8, ASM3666991v2, whole genome shotgun sequence includes the following:
- the LOC131779036 gene encoding uncharacterized protein isoform X3: MSLIRAFVISFVFMLVAQGSLEAGQLFAPRDTIGSDPKTEDRTINNRLAICESRCRSERQDTLHFQKRAPQLSQLCLRECMKSKEEDVVTKNMRIRRDVVGEKRKQEKKENCLIPSLFLDHHSVKATVEVDFLERKPNLSISWKPVYTDPWYNWTSYAIFYQSGEGQPFCKLIPKDQHKFILADGEGWEYPSAIHMVIYTYPHSKESSHLMKTYPDPPARPLPTFPPTSSNDTIKIAVAASGAVFGLVLLAAFLFFIYRRRIRPCSLLYEGDRRQERYFMPPNNLVTIPAPGRPTPALSTAPNAGPDSFYACYFPENEWFKLQVASVVNFFRNNGYPVEMDVMNSCELSSGPTRWAEQQIRRARNVLIFLSPGLLRLSGVDEDDPETHQEHERVWYELALLKKIFLQTHSASKMVCIALPNTNIKPQELPLWAELIYKWPEDEQKIFKRLNDKPIIQPWKC, from the exons ATGAGTTTGATACGCGCTTTTGTTATAAGCTTTGTATTCATGCTCGTGGCGCAAGGCTCACTAGAAGCGGGTCAGTTGTTCGCTCCCCGCGATACGATCGGAAGCGACCCAAAAACCGAAGACAGAACTATAAACAACCGCTTGGCGATTTGTGAGTCTCGATGCAGATCTGAGAGGCAAGACACACTACATTTCCAAAAG agaGCTCCTCAGCTGTCTCAGTTGTGCCTCAGGGAATGCATGAAAAGCAAAGAAGAAG ATGTAGTTACAAAGAATATGCGAATAAGACGAGATGTTgtaggagaaaaaagaaagcaggagaaaaaagaaa ATTGTTTAATACCATCCCTGTTTCTGGATCATCATTCTGTTAAAGCTACTGTGGAAGTGGattttttggaaagaaaaccaaacttaTCAATATCATGGAAGCCAGTTTACACTG ATCCATGGTACAACTGGACATCATATGCCATTTTTTACCAGTCTGGGGAAGGACAACCTTTTTGTAAATTGATACCAAAg GACCAGCATAAGTTCATTCTTGCAGATGGTGAGGGTTGGGAATATCCAAGTGCTATTCACATGGTG ATTTACACTTATCCTCACTCCAAAGAAAGTTCACATCTCATGAAGACATATC CAGATCCTCCCGCACGACCACTGCCGACATTTCCTCCAACGTCCTCTAACG ACACCATCAAAATTGCGGTGGCCGCTTCTGGTGCAGTTTTTGGCCTTGTGTTATTGGCAGCTTTCTTGTTCTTCATTTATCGTAGACGAATCAGGCCATGTTCACTTCTTTATGAAG GTGACAGGCGTCAAGAGAGGTATTTCATGCCACCAAACAATTTAG TCACCATTCCag CCCCAGGAAGGCCTACTCCAG CTCTTTCAACAGCTCCAAACGCAG GTCCTGACTCTTTCTACGCATGCTATTTTCCTGAAAACGAGTGGTTCAAGCTTCAAGTAGCTTCGGTCGTGAATTTCTTCAGGAACAATGGCTACCCAGTGGAGATGGATGTGATGAATTCCTGCGAACTCTCTAGTGGACCAACTCGCTGGGCTGAACAACAAATTCGGCGAGCTCGAAATGTCCTTATATTTCTGTCTCCGGGACTTTTGCGTCTTTCTGGAGTTGACGAAGATGATCCGGAAACTCATCAg gaACACGAGCGCGTTTGGTATGAACTTGCTTTGCTTAAGAAAATTTTCCTACAGACTCACTCCGCTAGTAAAATGGTGTGCATTGCTCTACCAAATACGAACATTAAACCTCAGGAACTCCCTCTGTGGGCTGAGCTGATCTATAAATGGCCTGAGGATGAGCAGAAAATTTTCAAGCGCTTAAACGACAAACCTATTATCCAGCCCTGGAAGTGCTGA
- the LOC131779036 gene encoding uncharacterized protein isoform X1 has protein sequence MSLIRAFVISFVFMLVAQGSLEAGQLFAPRDTIGSDPKTEDRTINNRLAICESRCRSERQDTLHFQKRAPQLSQLCLRECMKSKEEDVVTKNMRIRRDVVGEKRKQEKKENCLIPSLFLDHHSVKATVEVDFLERKPNLSISWKPVYTDPWYNWTSYAIFYQSGEGQPFCKLIPKDQHKFILADGEGWEYPSAIHMVIYTYPHSKESSHLMKTYPDPPARPLPTFPPTSSNDTIKIAVAASGAVFGLVLLAAFLFFIYRRRIRPCSLLYEGDRRQERYFMPPNNLVTIPAPGRPTPVALSTAPNAGPDSFYACYFPENEWFKLQVASVVNFFRNNGYPVEMDVMNSCELSSGPTRWAEQQIRRARNVLIFLSPGLLRLSGVDEDDPETHQEHERVWYELALLKKIFLQTHSASKMVCIALPNTNIKPQELPLWAELIYKWPEDEQKIFKRLNDKPIIQPWKC, from the exons ATGAGTTTGATACGCGCTTTTGTTATAAGCTTTGTATTCATGCTCGTGGCGCAAGGCTCACTAGAAGCGGGTCAGTTGTTCGCTCCCCGCGATACGATCGGAAGCGACCCAAAAACCGAAGACAGAACTATAAACAACCGCTTGGCGATTTGTGAGTCTCGATGCAGATCTGAGAGGCAAGACACACTACATTTCCAAAAG agaGCTCCTCAGCTGTCTCAGTTGTGCCTCAGGGAATGCATGAAAAGCAAAGAAGAAG ATGTAGTTACAAAGAATATGCGAATAAGACGAGATGTTgtaggagaaaaaagaaagcaggagaaaaaagaaa ATTGTTTAATACCATCCCTGTTTCTGGATCATCATTCTGTTAAAGCTACTGTGGAAGTGGattttttggaaagaaaaccaaacttaTCAATATCATGGAAGCCAGTTTACACTG ATCCATGGTACAACTGGACATCATATGCCATTTTTTACCAGTCTGGGGAAGGACAACCTTTTTGTAAATTGATACCAAAg GACCAGCATAAGTTCATTCTTGCAGATGGTGAGGGTTGGGAATATCCAAGTGCTATTCACATGGTG ATTTACACTTATCCTCACTCCAAAGAAAGTTCACATCTCATGAAGACATATC CAGATCCTCCCGCACGACCACTGCCGACATTTCCTCCAACGTCCTCTAACG ACACCATCAAAATTGCGGTGGCCGCTTCTGGTGCAGTTTTTGGCCTTGTGTTATTGGCAGCTTTCTTGTTCTTCATTTATCGTAGACGAATCAGGCCATGTTCACTTCTTTATGAAG GTGACAGGCGTCAAGAGAGGTATTTCATGCCACCAAACAATTTAG TCACCATTCCag CCCCAGGAAGGCCTACTCCAG TAGCTCTTTCAACAGCTCCAAACGCAG GTCCTGACTCTTTCTACGCATGCTATTTTCCTGAAAACGAGTGGTTCAAGCTTCAAGTAGCTTCGGTCGTGAATTTCTTCAGGAACAATGGCTACCCAGTGGAGATGGATGTGATGAATTCCTGCGAACTCTCTAGTGGACCAACTCGCTGGGCTGAACAACAAATTCGGCGAGCTCGAAATGTCCTTATATTTCTGTCTCCGGGACTTTTGCGTCTTTCTGGAGTTGACGAAGATGATCCGGAAACTCATCAg gaACACGAGCGCGTTTGGTATGAACTTGCTTTGCTTAAGAAAATTTTCCTACAGACTCACTCCGCTAGTAAAATGGTGTGCATTGCTCTACCAAATACGAACATTAAACCTCAGGAACTCCCTCTGTGGGCTGAGCTGATCTATAAATGGCCTGAGGATGAGCAGAAAATTTTCAAGCGCTTAAACGACAAACCTATTATCCAGCCCTGGAAGTGCTGA
- the LOC136276814 gene encoding uncharacterized protein isoform X1 produces the protein MSLIRAFVISFVFMLVAQGSLEAGQLFAPRDPKTEDRTINNRLAICESRCRSERQDTLHFQKRAPQLSQLCLRECMKSKEEDVVTKNMRIRQDVVGEKRKQEKKENCLIPSLFLDYHSVKATVEVDFLERKPNLSISWKPVYTDPWYNWTSYAIFYQSGEGQPFCKLIPKDQHKFILADGEGWEYPSAIHMVIYTYPHSKESSHLLKTYSDPPARPLPTFPPTSSNAFIPTFDPIFPTEGTEKSSALAWPIIGGAFAGLVLIFAMMWAFMWRKKTLRPFYRLDSQLQEINPKTDISGGEVTVFAN, from the exons ATGAGTTTGATACGCGCTTTTGTTATAAGCTTTGTATTCATGCTCGTGGCGCAAGGCTCGCTAGAAGCGGGTCAGTTGTTCGCTCCCCGCGACCCAAAAACCGAAGACAGAACTATAAACAACCGCCTGGCGATTTGTGAGTCTCGATGCAGATCTGAGAGGCAAGACACACTACATTTCCAAAAG agaGCTCCTCAGCTGTCTCAGTTGTGCCTCAGGGAATGCATGAAAAGCAAAGAAGAAG ATGTAGTTACAAAGAATATGCGAATAAGACAAGATGTTgtaggagaaaaaagaaagcaggagaaaaaagaaa ATTGTTTAATACCATCCCTGTTTCTGGATTATCATTCTGTTAAAGCTACTGTGGAAGTGGattttttggaaagaaaaccaaacttaTCAATATCATGGAAGCCAGTTTACACTG ATCCATGGTACAACTGGACATCATATGCCATTTTTTACCAGTCTGGGGAAGGACAACCTTTTTGTAAATTGATACCAAAg GACCAGCATAAGTTCATTCTTGCAGATGGTGAGGGTTGGGAATATCCAAGTGCTATTCACATGGTG ATTTACACTTATCCTCACTCCAAAGAAAGTTCACATCTCTTGAAGACATATT CAGATCCTCCCGCACGACCACTGCCGACATTTCCTCCAACGTCCTCTAACG cattCATCCCAACGTTCGATCCCATATTTCCCACAGAAG GAACTGAGAAGTCTTCAGCCTTGGCATGGCCTATCATAGGGGGGGCCTTCGCAGGTCTGGTACTTATTTTTGCAATGATGTGGGCCTTTATGTGGCGAAAGAAAACATTGCGACCGTTCTATCGTCTAG ATTCTCAACTGCAAGAAATTAATCCCAAAACAGACATCAGTGGAGGTGAAGTGACTGTGTTtgcaaattga
- the LOC131779036 gene encoding uncharacterized protein isoform X2 encodes MSLIRAFVISFVFMLVAQGSLEAGQLFAPRDTIGSDPKTEDRTINNRLAICESRCRSERQDTLHFQKRAPQLSQLCLRECMKSKEEDVVTKNMRIRRDVVGEKRKQEKKENCLIPSLFLDHHSVKATVEVDFLERKPNLSISWKPVYTDPWYNWTSYAIFYQSGEGQPFCKLIPKDQHKFILADGEGWEYPSAIHMVIYTYPHSKESSHLMKTYHPPARPLPTFPPTSSNDTIKIAVAASGAVFGLVLLAAFLFFIYRRRIRPCSLLYEGDRRQERYFMPPNNLVTIPAPGRPTPVALSTAPNAGPDSFYACYFPENEWFKLQVASVVNFFRNNGYPVEMDVMNSCELSSGPTRWAEQQIRRARNVLIFLSPGLLRLSGVDEDDPETHQEHERVWYELALLKKIFLQTHSASKMVCIALPNTNIKPQELPLWAELIYKWPEDEQKIFKRLNDKPIIQPWKC; translated from the exons ATGAGTTTGATACGCGCTTTTGTTATAAGCTTTGTATTCATGCTCGTGGCGCAAGGCTCACTAGAAGCGGGTCAGTTGTTCGCTCCCCGCGATACGATCGGAAGCGACCCAAAAACCGAAGACAGAACTATAAACAACCGCTTGGCGATTTGTGAGTCTCGATGCAGATCTGAGAGGCAAGACACACTACATTTCCAAAAG agaGCTCCTCAGCTGTCTCAGTTGTGCCTCAGGGAATGCATGAAAAGCAAAGAAGAAG ATGTAGTTACAAAGAATATGCGAATAAGACGAGATGTTgtaggagaaaaaagaaagcaggagaaaaaagaaa ATTGTTTAATACCATCCCTGTTTCTGGATCATCATTCTGTTAAAGCTACTGTGGAAGTGGattttttggaaagaaaaccaaacttaTCAATATCATGGAAGCCAGTTTACACTG ATCCATGGTACAACTGGACATCATATGCCATTTTTTACCAGTCTGGGGAAGGACAACCTTTTTGTAAATTGATACCAAAg GACCAGCATAAGTTCATTCTTGCAGATGGTGAGGGTTGGGAATATCCAAGTGCTATTCACATGGTG ATTTACACTTATCCTCACTCCAAAGAAAGTTCACATCTCATGAAGACATATC ATCCTCCCGCACGACCACTGCCGACATTTCCTCCAACGTCCTCTAACG ACACCATCAAAATTGCGGTGGCCGCTTCTGGTGCAGTTTTTGGCCTTGTGTTATTGGCAGCTTTCTTGTTCTTCATTTATCGTAGACGAATCAGGCCATGTTCACTTCTTTATGAAG GTGACAGGCGTCAAGAGAGGTATTTCATGCCACCAAACAATTTAG TCACCATTCCag CCCCAGGAAGGCCTACTCCAG TAGCTCTTTCAACAGCTCCAAACGCAG GTCCTGACTCTTTCTACGCATGCTATTTTCCTGAAAACGAGTGGTTCAAGCTTCAAGTAGCTTCGGTCGTGAATTTCTTCAGGAACAATGGCTACCCAGTGGAGATGGATGTGATGAATTCCTGCGAACTCTCTAGTGGACCAACTCGCTGGGCTGAACAACAAATTCGGCGAGCTCGAAATGTCCTTATATTTCTGTCTCCGGGACTTTTGCGTCTTTCTGGAGTTGACGAAGATGATCCGGAAACTCATCAg gaACACGAGCGCGTTTGGTATGAACTTGCTTTGCTTAAGAAAATTTTCCTACAGACTCACTCCGCTAGTAAAATGGTGTGCATTGCTCTACCAAATACGAACATTAAACCTCAGGAACTCCCTCTGTGGGCTGAGCTGATCTATAAATGGCCTGAGGATGAGCAGAAAATTTTCAAGCGCTTAAACGACAAACCTATTATCCAGCCCTGGAAGTGCTGA
- the LOC136276814 gene encoding uncharacterized protein isoform X2: protein MSLIRAFVISFVFMLVAQGSLEAGQLFAPRDPKTEDRTINNRLAICESRCRSERQDTLHFQKRAPQLSQLCLRECMKSKEEDVVTKNMRIRQDVVGEKRKQEKKENCLIPSLFLDYHSVKATVEVDFLERKPNLSISWKPVYTDPWYNWTSYAIFYQSGEGQPFCKLIPKDQHKFILADGEGWEYPSAIHMVIYTYPHSKESSHLLKTYYPPARPLPTFPPTSSNAFIPTFDPIFPTEGTEKSSALAWPIIGGAFAGLVLIFAMMWAFMWRKKTLRPFYRLDSQLQEINPKTDISGGEVTVFAN, encoded by the exons ATGAGTTTGATACGCGCTTTTGTTATAAGCTTTGTATTCATGCTCGTGGCGCAAGGCTCGCTAGAAGCGGGTCAGTTGTTCGCTCCCCGCGACCCAAAAACCGAAGACAGAACTATAAACAACCGCCTGGCGATTTGTGAGTCTCGATGCAGATCTGAGAGGCAAGACACACTACATTTCCAAAAG agaGCTCCTCAGCTGTCTCAGTTGTGCCTCAGGGAATGCATGAAAAGCAAAGAAGAAG ATGTAGTTACAAAGAATATGCGAATAAGACAAGATGTTgtaggagaaaaaagaaagcaggagaaaaaagaaa ATTGTTTAATACCATCCCTGTTTCTGGATTATCATTCTGTTAAAGCTACTGTGGAAGTGGattttttggaaagaaaaccaaacttaTCAATATCATGGAAGCCAGTTTACACTG ATCCATGGTACAACTGGACATCATATGCCATTTTTTACCAGTCTGGGGAAGGACAACCTTTTTGTAAATTGATACCAAAg GACCAGCATAAGTTCATTCTTGCAGATGGTGAGGGTTGGGAATATCCAAGTGCTATTCACATGGTG ATTTACACTTATCCTCACTCCAAAGAAAGTTCACATCTCTTGAAGACATATT ATCCTCCCGCACGACCACTGCCGACATTTCCTCCAACGTCCTCTAACG cattCATCCCAACGTTCGATCCCATATTTCCCACAGAAG GAACTGAGAAGTCTTCAGCCTTGGCATGGCCTATCATAGGGGGGGCCTTCGCAGGTCTGGTACTTATTTTTGCAATGATGTGGGCCTTTATGTGGCGAAAGAAAACATTGCGACCGTTCTATCGTCTAG ATTCTCAACTGCAAGAAATTAATCCCAAAACAGACATCAGTGGAGGTGAAGTGACTGTGTTtgcaaattga